A stretch of Toxoplasma gondii ME49 chromosome V, whole genome shotgun sequence DNA encodes these proteins:
- a CDS encoding leucine rich repeat-containing protein (encoded by transcript TGME49_283860), with amino-acid sequence MDSKQKNPVPRREHGGRTVSASSHPRWGSTGIFEAACIDLGPVLTREKLTGLLLAAVPKKIKGVKVLDLSQNNIRKLSVSLGEIAELGLESVEELILRGNLLRQLDGKLLTFPCLARLDVSENILAQVINFETQFELRELSLYQNRLRDINGLGRTPLHRTLERLDVSRNDIPDLRGLAALVTLEKLKELDVRDNPVESHPLQGNVVLEGFCMLACPLLETLNGHPVTENVRDAVICWSSDDARGRAVASCVYRFRQAFSTRGMDGLDLSGEEVAGPFGSLEEPTYDDRTASHSKTEETCLSQRAISSRSRTVPRDPGSRHQCREEGENLGRCVFAREYRDARENFRLLSPEECVDTDPAASWPDADRGWRPNPRRFISPAQVAPTAGPERARPLSEGRPFAGPPRNGSEIFRSTYSERCRLYPSPSSVSRRPPQRKRQEICPRGWPQRASRVTKATQTPGWWRPNDWEVPGEEATGRRRLAGRREGDDNGLARWATSSVASGDFQFFIKANDVGPPVSAEELRALQAGKKGAGSEAHIVLAGNRNEENEMYQTEGVQEESLPSDWVRQPAYRDYAFQQDAESLDGRQMLYYVPKGKAYSVTSSPTHVFQNDERYPMHNGDVFELTQDSDSPDDGVEGRREIGI; translated from the exons ATGGATTCAAAGCAAAAGAATCCCGTTCCTCGACGGGAACATGGCGGGCGAACCGTGTCAGCTTCCAGCCACCCACGCTGGGGAAGTACCGGTATTTTcgaggctgcatgcattgaCTTAGGGCCTGTGCtaacaagagagaaactcacggggcttcttctcgccgccgtTCCAAAGAAAATAAAAGGAGTCAAGGTCCTCGATCTTTCTCAAAACAACATCCGAAAA TTGTCTGTGTCGCTCGGGGAGATTGCGGAACTTGGACTGGAGTCGGTCGAAGAGCTCATTCTCCGTGGAAATCTGCTTCGGCAACTGGACGGGAAGCTCTTAACCTTCCCGTGTCTTGCCCGCCTAGACGTCAGTGAGAACATTCTGGCGCAAGTCATAAACTTCGAAACGCAGTTCGAGTTGCGCgagctctctctctaccAAAATCGTTTGAGAGACATCAA CGGGCTGGGACGGACGCCTCTCCACCGCACTCTGGAACGCCTGGATGTCTCTCGAAATGATATTCC GGACCTGAGAGGGCTAGCAGCTTTGGTCACGCTGGAGAAACTGAAGGAGCTGGACGTGCGAGACAACCCTGTGGAAAGTCATCCACTCCAAGGAAATGTCGTG CTCGAGGGCTTCTGTATGCTCGCATGTCCTCTTCTGGAGACTCTCAATGGCCACCCTGTCACGGAGAACGTTCGAGACGCCGTGATTTGTTGGTCCAGCGACGACGCTCGAGGACGCGCGGTCGCGAGCTGCGTCTATCGCTTCCGTCAGGCCTTCTCCACACGTGGAATGGATGGCCTGGACCTCTCAGGCGAGGAAGTCGCTGGTCCCTTCGGGTCCCTAGAAGAGCCCACCTACGACGACAGGACTGCCTCGCACTccaagacagaagaaacgtgtCTTTCCCAGCGCGCGATTTCTTCTCGAAGCA GAACAGTGCCGCGAGATCCGGGCTCTCGCCACCAGTGTcgcgaggagggagagaaccTGGGTCGATGTGTGTTTGCTCGCGAGTACCGTGATGCACGCGAAAATTTtcggctgctgtctccggaAGAGTGCGTCGACACGGATCCCGCGGCCTCGTGGCCAGATGCAGATCGAGGCTGGCGACCTAATCCGCGCCGGTTTATCTCGCCTGCTCAAGTCGCTCCGACGGCGGGACCGGAACGGGCGAGGCCTCTTTCGGAAGGCAGGCCTTTCGCGGGGCCGCCCCGGAACGGCTCGGAGATTTTTCGATCCACTTACTCGGAAAGATGCCGCCTGTATCCTTCGCCCTCCAGTGTCTCTCGGCGCCCGCCACAGAGGAAACGCCAAGAGATTTGTCCCAGGGGATGGCCACAAAGAGCGAGCAGGGTGACGAAGGCGACACAAACCCCAGGGTGGTGGCGACCTAACGATTGGGAGGTgcctggagaagaggcgacagggagacgcagactcGCAGGGAGACGTGAAGGAGACGACAACGGATTGGCGCGGTGGGCAACGAGTTCCGTGGCGAGTGGAGACTTCCAATTCTTCATTAAAGCGAACGATGTCGGGCCTCCGGTCTCTGCGGAAGAACTGCGAGCGCTTCAGGCGGGAAAGAAGGGTGCGGGAAGCGAAGCACACATTGTTCTCGCAGgcaacagaaacgaagaaaacgagatgTATCAAACGGAGGGAGTCCAAGAGGAAAGCCTCCCGTCTGACTGGGTGAGACAACCAGCATATAGGGACTACGCCTTTCAGCAGGACGCCGAGTCTTTAGATGGGAGACAGATGCTGTACTACGTGCCGAAAGGCAAGGCATACAGCGTCACAAGCTCTCCGACTCATGTTTTTCAAAACGACGAAAGATACCCGATGCATAACGGCGACGTTTTCGAACTCACTCAGGATTCGGATTCGCCTGACGACGGTGTCGAGGGCAGGAGGGAAATAGGCATCTAA